ATGGTAGTTCAGCACACACGTTTATGCATACACAAGTACCAGTTCACACACGTTTGTGCCTACGTAATAATTTCAGATGGGCATCAAGCTGCCAGTTAGAGGTGATGGCACCACTGATCTCAACGAGGGGCATATGCTGATGTTTTCTTTCTAAACAACAGCGAACAAAACGCATGCATTGTTGTCATCGTTTACTCCCAAAAAGGGGGTGATATGCTGATGTTTGTTTATTAACGTCAAACGAAATGCATGCATTGTTATCGTCGGCATAAGGCAACAAGCTATGTATACACAATTGTGAGTGCTCACATATAAACACATATATATAGAGCACGTATCAACGCCATAGGCACAGGTGCTGTTAGGTCTAGCGCTGCAAAGTAGCTCGCTCTTCTCCGCAGGTTGGCACATGTATATTTTTCATTTTCGTTGTAAAATATTTGTGGTCAGAGTAGGCTCAGAGCATGTTTTGCATCTCAGCGTCAAGTTAAGGATAGGCACCATGGCACTATTTAAAAACAAAGTATCATGTTTCTGTTGATGTATCTCTGTATTGCTCATCATAACTTACTGATGCTTTTTGTTTGGTACTTGACAGTTTCAAAAGGGAGGAAAGGACAGTGAGCGATCAAGATATTTATTTGAACAAATGCCTGGCAAAGTGCCCACATCGTGGCCGGATTTGATTAACATGGATGTTTACGAGGCAGTTCAGATTATCCGCACGGAGCGACCAGATTTAAGAGTTGTCCGCGTACTTCCTCCAAACGAGCAACCGTCGCCACCCCAAGAAGGAATGCTGCGTGTTATCATCTACAACGACAACAACCAGAGGGTTGTCGCCCCGGCGCCGTACATTGGCTAGCTTGCCTTCGATGGCTGGGTTTATGCTTTATGCCAAAATAAATAAAAGGACAGCATCAACCGAATAATGCGAGCGAGTGTGATAACGACCGACATGCATTCAAGCTATCTAAGTTGCTTGCATGTTCGATTCATATATGAACTGTCGTGTGATGAATTCAATCTAATATACTTAAATGAGTGTACTGCTTAATATACTAAATAATCAATAGTGTGTTGTCCTACCAACCATGGTCCAGGCACCTGTATCTACTgcattttttgttttttttttgcccaACTATGTTAAGGGAAATCTCAGAGCAATGCTTGAAACACCATGATTGTGTCAAGAACGTCGTGAGCTTAGTAAACAGGACGTACAACACTCTAGTTCCTTTTATACCAAATGCTCGATCTAATTAATTCCGAGATCATTTTCTAATCCCATAGTCCCTTCTTCCATTCACATCACGCTACGGGCTGATGAGATCTGGTCTCTGTGTTTCTATTCTTCAATCTGGATGAACCGTATCCGTCctcctttctcttcttccttaCCATCTTATTTTTGTCCCAATCCAAACCGCAGGCAAGCTCTCGATCCCTTTTTCTTTACCCAACTGCGGTAGGCTCCAAGTCGTCGCCCCACCACTACTATATGCATATCACAAATTTAAATTTTTGTGTTAATGGGATGGTAAGAAGGCTATACGTCAGCCTTGAGGTTTTCTTTTTTTGACTATCCACTGCTGATTCTAACCAGAAACCGGCAGTTTTGTCCCGTTCTCACTGCTGATTGTTATCATGCCGCTTGTCATCTAGCAGTTGTCAAAATAAACCGGTGGTGATGGAGGGTTACGAACCGGCAGTGATAATGTCTATGTGGTAGTGCACGGAGTGCACAACGCTGCACCGGCGCGCGTTCATTTGTATGCACGGATAACACTCGAGATGGTAATTACCAACGGCTTGCATACGTTTGGCTTGTCCCATTATCTTATAAAGCAGCTCCAATCCTACATTTCGTAACTGCCTAAGTCCTCTGAAAGCCCTAATCCTAGCCTCAAAGGAGCAGGCCACCCGCATGTGCCGCCGCCAAGTATTATTGGACAATGGGGGTAGCTAATTAGATAGAGGAAACAATCTACCAACAAGTCATGCATGCCCAAGAAAGTGCATCCTCATTTGAAGTGTGCAAGTAACTGAAACAACAAGGAGTTGAAATATTGAAAGCAAGGATTCAGAAAACTGGACTGTACAGTCCAGACTTCAGAGTTTACTACAGTCGGTTGGCACGAACGACAGTTGCCCTACGGTGATGTCATACAGCATCTGTATGTTCTGCTGCTGGAAGTTTCCCAGCACGGAAACCGACGACGTCGTCCCAACAATGTTCAGGCagaacgccgccgcctcctcctggTTGAAGGACATGTAGTTGTCCCTGCGCAGCCTCATGTCCGCGCCGCCGGCGAAGTGCAGCACCATGTCGGGCATCTCCGGGAGCGGCCGCTCGCCGGGCGGGGCCGGGAAACAAGGGCTGTCCAGGCTGGAGGCGTTCGCCACCGGCTGGCCGAGCACGCCGGCCACGCTGTCGACGACCACCCTGAAGGCGCTCTCGACGAGGACGGTGAAGATGGTGCCGGAGTCCACGATCATCCCCCCGGAGCCGTCGGCGCGCAGGTCGAAGGTGCCGTTGGGGATCGGCAGGCGCGCGCCGCCGAGCGAGATGCCCTCGAGGGATACGAAGTACCTCGACGGGATCCAGGGGCTCTGCACGAGCGGCGTCGAGtgcgcggcggcagcggcgccgggGGCCAGCTCGGCGAGGGAGCCGAACAGGACCGGGCTGCCCAGGCTGGTGTCGAAGAAGTCGGTGaggcagtaggagaacttgCCGACCCCGAGCTGCGCCACGAGGGACAGGCTCCCGCGGCCCAGGCCGACCGTGCCGGTGGAGTTGTACGAGAGGCCGCCGTTGTCGACGCCGCAGCCGAAGGCGATGCCGCCGACGGAGacgccgccggagccggagccgaaGGTGAGCGTCTCCGCGCCCATGACGCCGGCGGAGTAGGCGCCATCGCCGTAGACGTAGCGGTACCtgcagggcgcggcggcggagcagtTCTGGCTCCACACGGGGAGGCACGAGGCGCTGGCGCAGGTCGCCGGGGAGAAGCTGGACGAGGCGGCGGGGTCGTACACGGGCGTGTCCTGCGCGAAGCAGAGCTTGCAGGGCTGGCACTGCGTCCAGGTGAGGTCGCTGCCGGTGTCGGCGAGCGCGACGAACGGCACCGGCGGCGTCCCGATGGCGAGCTCCATGAGGTACTCGGCCTGGCCCGAGCGGAGCCTGGTGGGACGGGTGTCCGAGCTGGACGACATTGTGGAGTACGAGTAACCCGGTAGCATCgtggcggcgcggtggcggctcctgtgcgcggcgcggcgcaggagcTCGGCCCTGGTGAAGCCGCCTTTGGAGTCGACGTGGGTGAGCGTGAACCGGTAGCCGGACGgcggtggcgccgccgccgatgaGCTGCTGAGCAGTGAGGCAAGTAGTAAGGGTAAGGTCGTTAGGACTTGCATGGGAATGGGACCCATGGATCTGACCATGACCGGCATGGATGACTGATGCAAAGCTCTAGCTAGAGTGAATTTCTAATAGCAGCTGCTAGATTGGCTTGAAGAGTCAAGTTGAAACTTGCAAGTCTATTTATAGGAGAGTCATTCTGTTATGGGCAATGACGTACTAGATGTCATCAGCAGCAGCGGAACCCTACTATAATTATGCATGAATTGGCCAGTAGACCTCCATACGATTGGCTCTAACTGCACAACCCCTACTACTTGGGAGTTGGGACTCCTCTAGTTTCTAAACCTGATTCCGCCATTTGTCCTTGCTGTGATAAGCAATCCAGATTCGTATCGGCCTCCTCGGATTAGGATTTAGGACTAGCTCCAGATTCCCGAGTCCGAACAGCACAATATAATTATGTAACTCGAATTGTCTATAGTCCTTGTTGTAAATGTTTTGGCCTTAGCTTGAGCCGGCCTTGTATTATAATAAACACATACACAGCACCATGAGGTGCAAGCTGTTCCAATCAATTCTTTCATGGTATGCAGAGCTGTTGTTCCGTTGACGCTATAACAGATTGCGTTGTAAGTACATTGCTACACGTCAGCGGTTTCATAGGATATCTCATACAAATCCATATTGAATTTTTGATGATGcggaggagagaggggaaagagagtGAATGAGGTGACAATAATTTCATAGGCTAAATTTAAGAACTATGATAAGACCACTTACTCACTATTGTATGAGTTGTCGTTGTCATACTACTCACAATATTTTCTTTTTTCATTGCACAACTCAAGGAATATGGTACTACTACGGGAGAAAAAATAACAAACTATTGTAGAGGTTGTCTGTTCAGTCATCTGAAAATAGCGTTGTACTTGCCCTAAGAAGTAAGAAGTGAAATAAATCTGGACAAAAGGAGATAAGTTGAGAGAAAGATTCAATCATGTACATATATAGCATAAAGGATCTTTTTGCGCGAAGATGGAATGGAATTCCAGCAAAAACAAACTGTAAACACCTAATTCATTCTTCTAGACCATGAAAACTGGCCCAACCACCACTTTGCACGTCACAGGCCGTGACGGCTCATTCTATACCAGCTCTTCTTCATATGCGAAGCCCACCATCAGGAATGGTTGAATGAACCTAGAGCAAATAAGTGATGCGAAAGGATACGTAGCCTCTTGAGTCTCAGTAGCACCTTAGATTCTCAGTTCGACTTTTTGTGGGAGCAAATTTTCTAGAATTTAGCAGCATTGTGCTTTCAGTGGCATGTGATATTTCCATCGACAGTGAGGCGCTTTTAGTAACTTCGTCAATCTCGAAAATTTGCCGCCTCAGTCTTCGAAGATACTTATAGAGGTAGGATTTGCATATGTCTGTTTACAGAGGTGAGTGTGCGTGCGTTATGAGTGTTTGAGTTGTATTGCGTAACTAAAAAAAGATAGAGTAAGTAATCACTTCAGGGGAATCATAAACATCTTTGGTTTTCTTCTTAAATAACTTCCGGTGCTTGATATTCACTCAATATTAGGTAACTACTGTGCAGAGCACATCATCCGTATCATCCGTGCAGGCTTAAAACCTCAGCTTACCGGGAGCTGGCACAACCAAAGCCGATGCGAATACCCGGCACGCATCTGGGCTGTGGGTATTACAAGTTGGCACAGACAGTCAAAAAAGGAATTTGCAAACACCCTCTTAATCATATGGGAGTTCCTTTTATATCCAATGCTCGATCTATAATTTCTAGTCCCAAATCCATTTTCGTCATATGGGAGTTCCTAATTAATACTGTATCCCGGAGATCATTTTCTAATCCCATAATCACTCTTGATGTAGCTACTGCTTAGTTTTGTCGAATTCCAGTTCCATTATGTTCTAAGCATTCCTTGGGTTGAACATGGACGCAACTATGCACCAAAAGGTCGATTTGATATGGAGAGATGGCGGACAGATGATTGGTTTTCACTGGAGCATCTGGAGTACCTTGACCTTATTAGCATGAACAGCTTGGAGTTCCAGAACTTTTGGGCTCTTTTAGGAACCTGACACTACTAGCAAAAGGCCTTGTAGCACTGGTTATAGTACCGTTGGTAAGGTCTTTATGCACTGGTTTCCCAACCGGTACTGCAAATTCAAGACTAAAAATATCGATCTACGTCATCGGGTAAAACACCCAGTACCAAAGTTCCTCTTTAGTACCGGGTGAAGGTTCCACCCGGTGCCAAAGTATTTTGGGtcaaaaaatatattaaacctAGGAAGAGGCCCGCACACGCGCACGTCACAAGTCACACAAAATACGCACGCATGCAGTGGTCAGGATTTGAACCCACAACCTTTTGCCTTGCGCATACCTTCCCTACCATCTTATCTACACAGCATTGGAGAACCCCACCCGGTACTAAAGGGTGACTTCTAGTACCTGGTCTTCTTCATGCCGGTACTTTGAGATGGACCGAAGGCTATGGAGCCTTTTTAGTACCGGGTGGTATTATACCAGTATTTTGAGATGGTATTTAGCGTGTTTTCTGGTAGTTAGTAGTCAGTAGTGTGAAGGACCTAAACCTCTCTGGCGTACCATTTTCCGGCAGAGTGCCTGCTCACCTTGGCAGCTTGTCAGAGTTGCAATTTCTTAACATTTCTGATGTGCAAGATACATTCTGATAGAACATGTCACAGGTAACACGCCTACAGATTCTACAGTACCACGGAATGGTAAACCTTAGTACAGTAGCTGATTGGCCTTGCCTAGTCAACACGTACGATTCCTCTTCTCTGAATTACCTCGATCTTTCTGACTGCTTGCTTGCAAGTTCAAATCAGTCACTACGTAGAACACCTTAACCTTGCTAGTCTTGAGTGGCTAGGTCTCTCCGGCAACTACACTTCCACCAAAACGAATTTGTGTGCTGTTGGTTCTCGAACCTAACAAGCCTTACCGACATTAAccttctataaaaacatatataGAGCAGTTCTTTTGAGACCGGACACGCCAGATAAGTTCTTATGGAAATGGACAAGTGATCAGTGCTTCTCCACCGCTTCAGCTTACCGAGCTTTCTTCAATGGGCAGACTGAAATCCCTGGCGCCAAGTGTTTGAAGAAAATGCaattttttttgtttggttggtCCTCTACGATTGCTGTTGGACGGCCGAGAGAAAAAAACGACATAGTTTGCAGGATGATGATACCTGCGCGCTTTGCTCCCAAGAAACCGAGTCCATCTCACACTTGTTGCTCAATTGTTCTTTTGCAAGGCAGATCTGGTACCTTGTACTGCAAAGACTTCGGTGGCATGCGCTCACCCGGACGGTCGCTGCTTTGATCTTGCTGCTTGGTGGACTTCTTCTCGCTAGAAACTAGCCAAGGTTGATCGTAAGGCCTTTGATACTTTGGTCATTCTCACCGTGGACGATCTGGAATGAGCGCAATCAGAGGACATTTGATTCCCGGGTCAAAACCGTTCTCGAACTCTGGTCTTGCATCCAGGACGAAGCTGTTGCCTGGGATTTTGCCGATTTTAAGAAGGTTATTGCCTTTGTTGCGGCATCTGGTAGAGGATCTGGTCGCCAATTGTTGGCCTTGTAATATAAATCCTAGGAGTCTTCTTTGTGAGTTTAGGATCCTTGCGCCTAAACTTATGTATGGGTGACTATTTCTTCTTCCCTCTTAATGAAAAACGTGTCTAGACATGgttaaaaaaaaataaaaacataTATATAGGACAAAGTACCCAACCAACTCATATAAATCACTCACATATGCTGTTACTCGCATGTGAATGAGGCCATGGCTATGAAACAGCAATTGATATAGGAAGGTCTCTAGCAACTTGAGCTCACGATCTGACGTTGGGTATATAGTTGTACAGTGTAACTTGATCTAGGAAAAGTTCACAAGGATTCCGTCTTTGGAGATTAGAGATTCCCTTTTGTTACCCTTGAAGATACTTTGTGACCTAGTGTCACATGCCTACCCATACTCACAGCCATCGATTCAGCAACGGAGGGCTGAGATTGAGCCACGTCGTATCAGCCCTTAGGTGACGTGGCTTGATCTCAGTCTTCCGGTGCCAATCGAACGTGTGAGTGCGCCACGTCGTAAGGCGGGGCAGCAGGCCCTATGCTTATAAAATCCAATTTCTTTGATACCCTGGCTACTAATATCCGAAAGACAAAAGTCCAGTTTACACTGCCAGTCCGATTTTCAACATTCAATAATGAAACCGGATAATAACGAGGATCATCCAACTGTCGAAACAACATAAATTTGGTCCTTTTGGTGGtttgaaaggtggttttgaatcttttatttttaaaaaaatcctaattagatctaaaaatTTACAAAATTAAGTCATTTTAAATCAAAAAtatatgaaactagtaccaacttttttaaaaaaatgtaaCCTACTTGTTGTTGCtttatttgaatcttatttatttaaaaataataggcataaaTACAAGTAAATAAATAATAGGAATATGAAAAAATTGGATTCGAATAACTGACACGTAGAGTGCCAATAGATatgttatatttttagaaaattgttGATACTTagttcatatttttttgaattaaaataaattatttattattttttagtttaaacttgaatatttttaattttgacAAAATGAAAACTAACCTTTGAAACCACTCAAAGGGTTAAATTTATCCGGTATCGGGAGTTGGATGGTCTCCTTATTCAATTTTATAGTTGAAAGTTGAAAATCTGAGTTTTGTGATAGTTTGAGGGTAGTAATTTTCCGTATCCGAAATCGTTTGCCTACGTGCTTGCTTCCCGGCCCGGACATCTAGGTTCCAGCTGCATGACCTTGAGCTCGAGCTAGCAGGTCAGGTGCCAAAATCCCGGCCTTGAGAAAATGTCAAAATCTTGAGCCTGTCCAGCTACATCAAACCCGGTGCGGACATAGTGTCCATGATGAACTAGTTGCCCAGCAATTGCCTTGTATCTCCACTCCCGGCGGACAGCGACGCTGCAACCACCCAACGCAGTAGAAATTCAAGAGTGGTTATACCATGTCTCAAGCTTTTATTTAAAGATCGAGCTAGTAACCATGATGAAACGTGCAGCATCACCACCAGTCCACGCCCCAACCATGCGTCGCCCAGGCCCCAAGTTGGTGCAGCTCCTGCTGGCAGCCGCCACCTGCAGCTTCCTCCTCCTCATGACCACCCATGCCGACGCCAATGCCGGCGCAACCTGCGTGCCACACGAGAGGGACGCCCTGCTGGCCTTCAAGCGAGGCATCACCCGCGACCGGCCGGCATTCTCCACCTGTGGCGGCAGCCGGATGGCCAGAGCGAGCTGCAGGACTGTTGCCGATGGAGAGGCGTCCGGTGCAGCAACCGCACCGGCCATGTCCTCGAGCTTCGACTTGGTAACCCCAGCTACGACACTATTTACAGTGGCACAGCTTTGGTTGGTCAGATAAGTCACTCTTTGCTTGCTTTGGAGCACCTGCAACACCTCGATCTAAGCAACAATAATAACCTCAGTGGATCCACGGGTCGCATCCCGGAGTTCTTGGGCTCCCTCAGAAACCTCAAGTATCTCAACCTCTCCGGCATAAATTTCCATGGCCGTGTGCTTCCGCTGTTCGGAAACTTAACAGCTTTGCGGTATCTTGACCTTTCCGGCATGGGAGCTACATACTCAACGGATGTGTCATGGCTAGCACATCTACGTTTCCTTCAGTACCTTAACCTTGACTCGGTGAACCTCAACACAGTAACCGACTGGCCCCATGTGGTTAGTAGGCCTCCTTCTCTAAGATTCCTTCGCCTTTCTGGTTGCTCTCTTAGTGGAACACTACCAGAGTGGGTGGGGCAGTTGACAAGCTTGGTCAGTCTAGATCTCAGTCGGAACAGCTATGCAGGACCTCTCCCAGAGTTTATAGGGAATAATTTAACTGGCTTAAGGATCCTTGACCTCAGCTGGAACAACTTTACAGGTCCCCTGCCAGAATCTATAAGTTACCTTGGCGGTTTAAGGACCCTAGACGTCTCTTACAACAACTTGAATGGTGTCATCACAGAGGAACACTTTCGAAGCCTAAAAAGCTTGCAACACATCGATTTGTCTTCAAATTCCTTGAAGATTGAAATCAGTTCGAAATGGCAGCCTCCATTTAGACTGCGAAGTGCTAACTTTGCGACGTGCGGAATGGGCCCGCTCTTTCCTGCCTGGTTGCAATGGCTGGTGGACATAGATTATCTTGATATCTCGAGTACAGGCATAAATGACAAGATTCCGGATTGGTTACCTAGAGCCTTTTCAGATGCTAGATATTTGTCCATGTCAAGGAATAAACTTAGTGGACAATTGCCGGCAAATATGGAGATTATGTCATCATTGGAGGAACTCGACCTTAATAACAACACGTTAACCGGTCAATTACCAAAGCTTCCATGGAATCCAACCTATTTGGACATCTGCATCAACTCCTTGTCAGGATCTCTACCTGCAAACATTGGGCTTCCAAAACTTCAAGTGCTGTCCATAGCCTCGAATAGCATCACTGGTCGTCTTCCGAGATCTATTTGCAGATGTAAAGGGTTGAGAACCTTAGTCTTAGCCAACAATCATTTCGAGGGAGAACTACCCAATTGCTTTGGGAACAAAGTGATGTTGTTTATAGATTTAAGTAACAATGGTTTTTCTGGAATGTTGCCATCAGCTTTGCAAAACAGCGAAAAGCTTCGAGTCTTGGATTTATCTGGAAACATGTTCTATGGGAGTTTGCCCGAATGGATTGGAAAATTAAAGAGGCTACGGTTTCTACGGCTACGTCAAAATATGTTCTCTGGGAACATCCCAATGAACCTTACCAATCTTGCGTGCCTTCAATACTTGGATATATCAGACAATAATTTATCAGGTTCGTTACCCGGTGGCCTATCAAAGTTAAAATCACTGAAACTGAAATATCTAAAACAAATCTGTTCCAGTGCTTTTCATGTAAAGGTTTACTCCCACAATTTTTCTACATTCCTAAAAGGGCAGCAGATTTTCTATGGTTCCATTCCTAGAATTGTTGGTATGAATATGAAGGTCATTGACTTATCTTTCAACAATATAACTGGTGAAATTCCAGAAGAACTAACTACCCTTGACGGACTTCTTAATTTGAATCTGTCACGGAACCACTTCATCGGGGACGTTCCAAGTAGGACCGGAGTCATGCAATCTTTGGAGTCACTTGACTTCTCAAGCAACAATCTTTCTGGTGAAATACCAGCAAGTCTGTCAAATTTAACATTCTTAAGTTTCATGGATTTGTCATACAACAATCTTACAGGAAGAATACCATCTGGATCACAACTTGACAGCCTATATGCAGCAAATCCATCTATATATACTGGCAATGTTGGTCTTTGTGGGCCTCCTCTCAAGAAAATTTGTTCGGGCATTGATGCGTCGAAACAAGGTCGGTCTAAGAGAACTAAAGAGAATCCTGGGCTAGAATTCTTTTACATTGGACTTGGATGCGGCTTCGTAGCAGGTATCTGGGCAGTTTTCTTTGCCCTCTTATTCAAGCAATGATGGATAATTGATTGCTTCCACATCTTCGACAACCTGAATGACAAATCGTATGTGCTCGTGGTTGTTACTTGGCAATACTGACAAAGTAGGCAACTGCAACTATGTAAAAGTAAGAACTATGCCGTCAATTAATTATATTGTCTCGATTATGTTTTTAAAGTCAAAGTAAGAACTATGCCGTCAATATGTATTTCTGTCCATCCGGTTTCCATGTCCCCGTGATTCCAACGTCAATACTACTGTGCGTGGACTTATCATGTCAGTGCAAGTTGAAGAAGCAGGTATACATCTACATCATCACCGTTGAATTATACTAGTACATCAACCCATACTCCCGCACGGGCTAGCATTTGTAGGTGACATTAATATTAGAAGGTTTTTTTTATAAATTCATCACGGTGAACAATCGATCAAATTGTTGTATGTATTAATTTCCTTACATTTATGGCATCATAAGAAGGATCACACAATCTGCAACATAGATTCATAATACTTTAATAGTACATATTATATTAATGAGCATTTTATTCTTGGGAGCGAGATCAATACAATTTGAATATTATAGCGCAAACTATGATAGAAAATTGCTAAATTTGCTTATCTTTTAAATATCTATGACTATAAATATGAATTATTATTAGATGGCTATTGAATGAGAGAAATAGTGTAAAAAATTATAAAGTCTGTGATGTTTTACCTGAGAGATACATGTCCACATTTATTCTTTCAGAAAGTATATCTGTGCTGAAGAACTTGAAAATATACTTTGGAATATCTTCTTGTATCTTTGATCTTTTTTAGAGTAGTTGTGGGCAAGAAGTTGAGTATCTTGTCATTTTTCACTGGCCGATATTTCTATGCTGCTGGTGTGACATTTGCAATGATGTACACATTACCTTCCTAAATTAGTGGTTTGATTTTTTTCTATATAGGCCTTATTGATAACTCCACGCATCATGGTCCCCTGATTTTTCATCATCATTAATAATTTGTAAACTAAAAATAATCCCAAAAATACAATCCTAGTGAACAACTATTATACCTACTGATCAATACGGATCATGTCAACACTTAACTGTTCATCGCCACCGAGCAATATTGCGTTGCATAAGCTGGTTACCCTTGCCTTGATTTTCCACCGTTCTTTCCTGATCTAATTTCACTTAAGATTTTGCTCACCATAGCAACTTTTGTTCAACTGCATCAGCAAAGTGGTGGTGGATCTAATTAGGTTATTTTTCTATACAATAGTTACTGTATATACAAATATGAGACTACAACCATTAGATAGTAACAACGATCTTTTGAGATAGACTAAGAAGGAATACAAAATTGAGCTATTTTTCTATACAAAACTTATGGTATAAAACATCGATCATGTGAAACAGATTTGGTAGGAATACAAACGTGGGACTTCGCAATTGTTCAAGAAGAATGGCGAGAGGCGAATTGTCCGTACCTTTCTGTTGATGAAAGTAGCAGCCAAAACAACAGATAAATTATTTGAGTTGTGGTGGCTTTCTAGTTGACGGGAGTAGTACAAAATCATATGATCTTTTCGGACGGATGCCAACACTCTTTGTATATGGACAGATAGGTATCTAGTTTCTTAGTTGGATTAACTACCGATTCTCTAGGATAAAGATTATCTCTAATTTAGATTTAATAAGGAAGAGAGATCAAGAAGCAGCGATAGATTATATGAAAAATAATGTGCTGAACAAAGACTCCCGTACCCTGCAAATTAAGCTACAAAGGCTGTGCCCTTTATTTCTCATTTTTATGCTTACGTACTTGCATTTTTAAGATGCTCGGATTAGGTGAACCCAACATCTGATCTTTTTAAAGGTGCAGAGTATTAATTCCTTCCTTTATCACGCAGATAAGATGCAACCGGTAATCTCTGGGGTCATCAGACCTAACGATAGCAGTTGTTGCGCATACTGATCCGCTCGCGGCTGCGTTTGCGGTTTCTATAATAGCATACGTGGGTAATTTAGCGGGAGAAGCTAAATCTACAGTCGCCCGTAACTTCTTGAGTCAGCGGTGGATCTTGACTCGTTTACCAGTGGTAGACCCATGCATGATCATTTGTTGCTTCACCAGAGCCATAGCTCCTCCGCACATTccctttttttctcttttcgCTCTCTTCTGAGAGGTGGACCAGCGAGAGGGGGACCACGGTATGGTGTGTTGTCGGGCGGTGAATCCTGCGGCGGCAACAGCGGAT
Above is a genomic segment from Panicum hallii strain FIL2 chromosome 8, PHallii_v3.1, whole genome shotgun sequence containing:
- the LOC112903801 gene encoding aspartic proteinase nepenthesin-1-like, producing MVRSMGPIPMQVLTTLPLLLASLLSSSSAAAPPPSGYRFTLTHVDSKGGFTRAELLRRAAHRSRHRAATMLPGYSYSTMSSSSDTRPTRLRSGQAEYLMELAIGTPPVPFVALADTGSDLTWTQCQPCKLCFAQDTPVYDPAASSSFSPATCASASCLPVWSQNCSAAAPCRYRYVYGDGAYSAGVMGAETLTFGSGSGGVSVGGIAFGCGVDNGGLSYNSTGTVGLGRGSLSLVAQLGVGKFSYCLTDFFDTSLGSPVLFGSLAELAPGAAAAAHSTPLVQSPWIPSRYFVSLEGISLGGARLPIPNGTFDLRADGSGGMIVDSGTIFTVLVESAFRVVVDSVAGVLGQPVANASSLDSPCFPAPPGERPLPEMPDMVLHFAGGADMRLRRDNYMSFNQEEAAAFCLNIVGTTSSVSVLGNFQQQNIQMLYDITVGQLSFVPTDCSKL